TTTAGAAATTTCATCAGCAAGGCTGTTTAGATCGCTGTCGCTAACGTTTGTAAGCAGTCCCTTCATAAGCGTGTTTTGCACCTTGCCAGCCTTGTAATCAGCTAGTTTTTTAAGCAGATCTTCTTTGCTTAGATGGGTGATATCAGGCGCTACGACACCCTTGCCATTTGCGCCGTGACATGGTGCGCAAGAGGTTAGGTATTGCCTGCTAACGCCTTCATTTTGCGTCTTAGCCACGCTTAGGCTTAGCTCTTTTACCTTTTTTAGCTCATCTTCGCTGGCAAATTCCTCGCTAGACTTTGACTGCTCTTTTGAGATATTTTGCTCCACTTTTGGCTGAACGCTAGCTTCTACTTTCTCCTTTTTAGGCGGAGTTTGGCTTAGCATAAACACCATGATGCCACATATTAGCACCGCTAAAATGATCGTTATGATTTTTCCGATTTTCATTGTTTGCTCCT
This genomic stretch from Campylobacter concisus harbors:
- a CDS encoding c-type cytochrome — translated: MKIGKIITIILAVLICGIMVFMLSQTPPKKEKVEASVQPKVEQNISKEQSKSSEEFASEDELKKVKELSLSVAKTQNEGVSRQYLTSCAPCHGANGKGVVAPDITHLSKEDLLKKLADYKAGKVQNTLMKGLLTNVSDSDLNSLADEISKFKK